One window of the Vigna radiata var. radiata cultivar VC1973A chromosome 1, Vradiata_ver6, whole genome shotgun sequence genome contains the following:
- the LOC106767067 gene encoding 2-methylene-furan-3-one reductase-like, which translates to MAEAASSIPTHTKAWYYSEHGSPDVLKLDPNWPLPELKDDQVLIKVVAASLNPIDYKRMNGLYKDYDPHLPTVPGFDVAGVVVSVGREVHKLKVGDEVYGDINEEGVTNLKALGTLSEYTIAEERLLAIKPPNLSFVEAAAIPAALETAYEGLERAQFSAGKSILVVGGAGGVGHFVIQLAKHLYGASKIAATSSTGKLELLRKLGADWAIDYTNENIEDIAEKFDVVYDTIGEPDRALKAVKEGGKAVTIIPPGLPPAIFFVLTSKGSILDKLRPYFESGIVKPLLDPKTPVPFSHLAEAYSYLETSRAIGKVVVYPIPN; encoded by the exons ATGGCAGAAGCTGCATCAAGCATTCCAACCCACACAAAAGCTTGGTACTACTCTGAACATGGTAGCCCAGATGTTCTGAAATTGGATCCTAATTGGCCATTACCAGAGCTCAAAGATGACCAAGTCCTCATCAAGGTCGTTGCAGCATCTCTTAATCCCATTGATTACAAGAGGATGAACGGCTTGTACAAGGATTATGACCCTCATTTACCT ACTGTTCCTGGGTTTGATGTTGCTGGTGTGGTGGTGAGTGTGGGAAGAGAAGTGCATAAACTGAAGGTTGGTGATGAAGTGTATGGTGATATCAACGAGGAAGGAGTAACAAACCTGAAGGCTCTTGGAACTTTGTCTGAGTATACTATTGCAGAAGAGAGGCTATTAGCTATCAAGCCACCAAATCTAAGCTTCGTTGAAGCTGCTGCCATTCCTGCAGCACTAGAAACTGCTTATGAAGGCCTTGAACGTGCTCAGTTTTCTGCTGGAAAATCTATTCTTGTTGTCGGAGGAGCTGGTGGAGTTGGTCACTTTGTCATTCAG CTTGCTAAGCATCTATATGGTGCATCAAAGATAGCAGCAACTTCTAGCACTGGAAAATTGGAACTTCTTAGAAAGTTGGGAGCTGATTGGGCAATTGATTACACAAATGAGAACATTGAAGACATAGCAGAAAAGTTTGATGTAGTGTACGACACAATAG GAGAGCCTGATAGAGCTTTGAAGGCAGTGAAGGAAGGTGGCAAAGCTGTGACAATAATACCTCCTGGACTTCCACCAGCCATTTTCTTTGTGCTAACTTCTAAAGGTTCTATTTTGGACAAGTTAAGACCTTACTTTGAGAGTGGTATAGTGAAGCCATTACTTGATCCAAAGACTCCAGTTCCATTTTCTCACCTTGCTGAAGCCTATTCCTACTTAGAAACTTCGAGAGCCATAGGAAAAGTGGTTGTTTATCCCATACCCAATTGA
- the LOC106763906 gene encoding GDSL esterase/lipase At3g27950: MNCRNLIYAIGWFNLCVVCALIQLSFGKASNFSRCWFPAIYNFGDSNSDTGAVSAAFTGVKPPNGISFFGSLSGRASDGRLIIDYITEELKLPYLSAYLDSVGSNYRHGANFAVGGSSIRPGGYSPFPLGLQVDQFLQFKSRTNILFNQLSDNRIEPPFKSSLPRPEDFYKALYTFDIGQNDLAFGLQHTSQEQVIKSIPDILSQFFQAVQQLYNEGARVFWIHNTGPIGCLPYSYIYYEPKKGNIDANGCVKPHNELAQEFNRKLKNQVFQLRKKFPLAKFTYVDVYTAKYELISNARSQGFMSPLEFCCGSYYGYHINCGKKAIVNGTVYGNPCKNPSQHVSWDGIHYSQAANQWVAKRILYGAFSDPPIPIGQACF; the protein is encoded by the exons ATGAACTGTAGGAATCTGATTTATGCAATTGGGTGGTTCAATCTTTGTGTGGTATGTGCATTGATTCAACTCTCATTTGGGAAAGCCTCAAACTTCAGCAGATGTTGGTTCCCAGCAATTTACAACTTTGGAGACTCAAATTCAGACACAGGAGCTGTTTCTGCAGCATTCACTGGGGTGAAGCCTCCCAATGGCATAAGCTTCTTTGGAAGCCTCTCAGGAAGGGCTTCTGATGGCCGTCTCATCATAGATTACATAA CTGAAGAGTTGAAGCTGCCATACCTGAGTGCATATTTGGACTCAGTTGGATCAAATTACAGACATGGTGCAAACTTTGCTGTTGGAGGCTCCTCCATTCGGCCTGGTGGTTATAGTCCATTCCCTCTTGGCCTTCAAGTAGATCAGTTTCTACAGTTCAAGTCACGCACCAACATTCTCTTCAATCAGCTTTCTGACAACA GGATAGAGCCACCTTTCAAAAGTAGTCTTCCAAGGCCAGAGGACTTCTACAAGGCCCTATACACCTTTGATATTGGACAAAATGATCTTGCCTTTGGTCttcagcacacttcacaggaaCAAGTTATTAAGTCAATTCCTGACATTTTGAGCCAGTTCTTCCAAGCAGTGCAG CAACTATACAATGAAGGGGCAAGAGTGTTCTGGATTCATAACACTGGTCCAATTGGATGCTTGCCCTACAGTTACATTTATTATGAGCCCAAGAAAGGTAACATAGATGCAAATGGCTGTGTGAAACCTCATAATGAACTTGCTCAGGAATTTAATAGGAAGCTCAAGAACCAAGTGTTTCAGCTAAGGAAAAAGTTCCCACTTGCCAAATTTACGTATGTTGATGTTTACACTGCTAAATATGAACTAATCAGCAATGCAAGGAGCCAAG GTTTTATGAGTCCATTGGAGTTCTGTTGTGGCAGTTACTATGGCTACCACATAAACTGTGGGAAGAAAGCCATAGTAAATGGAACAGTGTATGGCAATCCATGCAAAAATCCTTCTCAACATGTTAGTTGGGATGGCATACACTACTCTCAGGCAGCAAATCAATGGGTTGCTAAGAGAATTCTCTATGGAGCCTTCTCTGACCCACCAATTCCAATTGGGCAAGCATGTTTCTGA
- the LOC106766249 gene encoding 2-methylene-furan-3-one reductase encodes MAEDASTTDSTIPTHTKAWYYSQHGRPADVLKFDPNWPLPQLKDDQVLIKVIAVSLNPVDYKRIHGEFKDTDSYLPIVPGFDVAGIVVKVGGEVRKFKVGDEIYGDINEEGLSNLKILGTLSEYTVAEEKQLAHKPSNLSFIEAASIPLACETALEGFEHAQFSAGQSILVLGGAGGVGSYAIQLAKHVYKASKIAATASTGKLELLREIGVDFPIDYTKYNFEDLPEKYDLVYDAVGQTERAFKAIKEGGKVVSIVPPAYPPPAIFFALSSKGSYLEKLRPYFESGQVKPILDAKTPLPFSQLIEAISYLETSRATGKVVIYPIP; translated from the exons ATGGCAGAAGATGCATCAACCACTGATTCCACTATTCCAACCCACACAAAAGCTTGGTACTACTCTCAACATGGTAGACCCGCTGATGTTCTTAAGTTTGATCCTAATTGGCCCTTACCACAACTCAAAGATGATCAAGTGCTCATCAAGGTCATAGCAGTATCCCTTAATCCAGTTGATTACAAGAGGATACATGGGGAGTTCAAGGACACTGACTCTTATCTACCT ATTGTGCCTGGTTTTGATGTTGCTGGCATAGTGGTAAAAGTGGGAGGAGAAGTAAGGAAATTTAAGGTTGGAGATGAAATATATGGTGATATCAACGAGGAAGGTTTGTCGAATCTTAAGATTCTTGGCACTTTGTCAGAGTATACTGTTGCAGAAGAGAAACAATTGGCTCATAAACCATCCAATCTAAGCTTCATTGAAGCTGCTAGCATTCCTTTGGCATGTGAGACTGCCCTTGAAGGTTTTGAGCATGCTCAGTTTTCTGCTGGTCAATCTATCCTTGTTTTGGGAGGAGCTGGTGGAGTTGGAAGCTATGCCATTCAG CTCGCCAAACATGTTTATAAGGCATCTAAGATAGCAGCAACTGCAAGCACAGGCAAACTTGAACTTCTAAGGGAGATAGGAGTTGACTTTCCTATTGATTATACAAAGTACAACTTTGAAGATCTTCCAGAAAAATACGATCTGGTGTATGATGCAGTAG GGCAGACTGAAAGAGCCTTTAAGGCCAttaaagaaggtggaaaagttgTGTCAATAGTGCCACCAGCATATCCACCACCAGCAATATTTTTTGCGCTAAGTTCAAAAGGATCATACTTAGAGAAACTGAGACCTTACTTTGAGAGTGGTCAAGTGAAGCCTATACTTGATGCCAAGACTCCATTGCCATTTTCTCAGCTTATTGAAGCCATTTCCTACTTAGAAACTTCAAGAGCCACAGGAAAAGTGGTTATTTATCCCATTCCCTGA
- the LOC106774468 gene encoding protein KINESIN LIGHT CHAIN-RELATED 2 isoform X1 — MPYITHDTPFCCLRGADYCVRSMPGFAMDEFNVNSAAEEPSGSYTPRKDNFAQQASPRSTLSPRSIQSDSIDLAIDGVVDTSIEQLYHNVCEMRSSDHSPSRASFYSYDGESRIDSELGHLVGDIVDLEITKEVVVTENKEDFNGNANASGSTPEKDVVSRGKEPSNKDNNSQSSPTTRVIEGSSKPTPRRNEKGVRKANGAYHIRKHRRNLGMKEIEERIAAGLDNPDLGPFLLKQTRDMISSGENPRKARDLALRALKSFEICTDGKPSLDMVMCLHVLATIYCNLGQYDQAIPILERSIDIPVLEDGQDHALAKFAGCMQLGDTYAMMGQIENSLLFYTAGLEIQGQVLGETDPRFGETCRYVAEAHVQALQFDDAEKLCQMALDIHRGNGAPASIEEAADRRLMGLICDSKGDYEAALEHYVLASMAMAANDHEADVASVDCSIGDAYLALARYDEAVFSYQKALTVFKSTKGENHPTVASVYVRLADLYNKIGKFKEAKSYCENALRIFGKIKPGVSSEEIASGLIDVAAIYQSMNDLEKGLKLLKKALKIYTNAPGQQSTVAGIEAQMGVMYYMLGNFSDSYNIFKSAIAKFRATGEKKTALFGIALNQMGLACVQCYAINEAADLFEESRTILEKEYGPYHPDTLGVCSNLAGTYDAMGRVDDAIEILEYVVGMREEKLGTANPDVDDEKRRLEELLKEAGRARNRRSRRSLETLLDSNSQLMKINGIKVL, encoded by the exons ATGCCTTACATCACACATGACACACCCTTTTGTTGTTT GCGAGGTGCTGATTATTGTGTTCGTTCAATGCCTGGTTTCGCAATGGATGAATTCAATGTAAATAGTGCAGCAGAGGAACCTAGTGGGAGTTATACTCCCCGTAAGGATAACTTTGCTCAACAAGCATCACCAAGGAGTACGCTGAGTCCAAGAAGCATTCAGAGTGATTCAATTGATTTGGCTATTGATGGGGTGGTGGATACCTCAATTGAGCAATTGTATCATAATGTGTGTGAAATGAGGAGCTCTGATCACTCACCCTCCAGGGCCAGTTTCTACTCCTATGACGGTGAGTCTAGGATTGACTCAGAACTGGGCCATCTAGTGGGAGATATTGTGGATTTGGAGATTACAAAGGAGGTGGTGGTTACAGAGAACAAAGAGGATTTCAATGGCAATGCTAATGCTAGTGGCTCAACACCTGAGAAAGATGTTGTGTCACGTGGCAAGGAACCTTCAAATAAGGATAATAACAGCCAATCTTCTCCAACCACCAGGGTCATTGAAGGATCATCCAAGCCAACACCAAGGAGGAATGAAAAGGGTGTCAGAAAAGCAAATGGTGCTTACCACATCAGGAAGCATAGGAGGAACCTTGGTATGAAGGAGATTGAGGAGCGTATTGCTGCAGGGTTAGACAATCCTGACTTGGGACCATTTTTGCTCAAGCAAACAAGAGACATGATCTCCTCAGGTGAGAATCCACGAAAAGCTCGCGATTTGGCTCTTAGAGCTTTGAAATCATTCGAGATTTGTACAGATGGGAAACCAAGTTTAGATATGGTCATGTGCCTGCATGTCTTGGCAACAATATACTGTAATCTAGGACAGTACGATCAGGCCATTCCAATTCTTGAGCGTTCCATTGATATTCCTGTGTTGGAAGATGGCCAAGATCATGCACTGGCTAAGTTTGCAGGGTGCATGCAATTGGGTGACACGTATGCAATGATGGGTCAGATTGAGAATTCTCTGCTGTTTTACACAGCAGGTCTTGAGATTCAAGGTCAGGTCTTGGGAGAAACAGACCCAAGATTCGGTGAGACGTGCCGGTATGTGGCTGAGGCACATGTTCAGGCACTGCAGTTTGATGATGCTGAGAAGCTGTGTCAAATGGCTCTTGATATTCACAGGGGAAATGGGGCTCCTGCTTCTATTGAGGAAGCAGCAGATAGGAGACTGATGGGGCTTATCTGTGACTCAAAGGGTGATTATGAAGCTGCTCTAGAGCATTATGTTTTGGCAAGCATGGCCATGGCTGCAAATGACCATGAAGCAGATGTGGCTTCAGTGGATTGCAGCATTGGTGATGCCTATTTGGCATTGGCTCGCTATGATGAGGCAGTGTTTTCTTATCAGAAAGCACTCACTGTGTTCAAATCAACCAAAGGAGAGAATCATCCAACAGTTGCTTCAGTCTATGTTAGATTGGCTGATCTTTACAACAAGATAGGGAAGTTCAAGGAGGCTAAGTCTTACTGTGAAAATGCACTCAGAATTTTTGGGAAGATCAAGCCCGGGGTCTCCTCAGAAGAGATTGCTAGTGGTCTGATAGATGTTGCTGCCATCTATCAATCCATGAATGATTTGGAAAAGGGGCTGAAGTTACTCAAAAAGGCCTTGAAGATCTATACCAATGCTCCTGGTCAACAAAGCACAGTTGCAGGAATCGAGGCCCAAATGGGGGTTATGTATTACATGCTGGGGAACTTTTCTGACTCTTACAACATCTTCAAAAGCGCCATTGCCAAATTTCGTGCCACCGGAGAGAAGAAAACTGCTTTGTTTGGGATTGCTTTGAACCAAATGGGACTAGCCTGTGTGCAGTGTTATGCTATAAATGAAGCAGCAGATCTGTTTGAAGAGTCCAGGACTATATTGGAAAAAGAGTATGGTCCATATCATCCAGACACCTTAGGAGTCTGTAGCAATCTAGCAGGAACCTACGATGCTATGGGAAG AGTGGATGATGCCATTGAAATTTTGGAGTATGTTGTCGGCATGAGAGAAGAGAAGCTTGGAACAGCAAACCCTGACGTGGATGATGAGAAACGTAGGTTGGAAGAGTTGTTGAAAGAAGCAGGCAGGGCCAGGAACAGGAGATCAAGAAGATCATTGGAAACCCTTCTTGACAGCAACTCTCAGCTCATGAAAATCAATGGCATCAAGGTCCTATAA
- the LOC106774468 gene encoding protein KINESIN LIGHT CHAIN-RELATED 2 isoform X2, whose protein sequence is MPGFAMDEFNVNSAAEEPSGSYTPRKDNFAQQASPRSTLSPRSIQSDSIDLAIDGVVDTSIEQLYHNVCEMRSSDHSPSRASFYSYDGESRIDSELGHLVGDIVDLEITKEVVVTENKEDFNGNANASGSTPEKDVVSRGKEPSNKDNNSQSSPTTRVIEGSSKPTPRRNEKGVRKANGAYHIRKHRRNLGMKEIEERIAAGLDNPDLGPFLLKQTRDMISSGENPRKARDLALRALKSFEICTDGKPSLDMVMCLHVLATIYCNLGQYDQAIPILERSIDIPVLEDGQDHALAKFAGCMQLGDTYAMMGQIENSLLFYTAGLEIQGQVLGETDPRFGETCRYVAEAHVQALQFDDAEKLCQMALDIHRGNGAPASIEEAADRRLMGLICDSKGDYEAALEHYVLASMAMAANDHEADVASVDCSIGDAYLALARYDEAVFSYQKALTVFKSTKGENHPTVASVYVRLADLYNKIGKFKEAKSYCENALRIFGKIKPGVSSEEIASGLIDVAAIYQSMNDLEKGLKLLKKALKIYTNAPGQQSTVAGIEAQMGVMYYMLGNFSDSYNIFKSAIAKFRATGEKKTALFGIALNQMGLACVQCYAINEAADLFEESRTILEKEYGPYHPDTLGVCSNLAGTYDAMGRVDDAIEILEYVVGMREEKLGTANPDVDDEKRRLEELLKEAGRARNRRSRRSLETLLDSNSQLMKINGIKVL, encoded by the exons ATGCCTGGTTTCGCAATGGATGAATTCAATGTAAATAGTGCAGCAGAGGAACCTAGTGGGAGTTATACTCCCCGTAAGGATAACTTTGCTCAACAAGCATCACCAAGGAGTACGCTGAGTCCAAGAAGCATTCAGAGTGATTCAATTGATTTGGCTATTGATGGGGTGGTGGATACCTCAATTGAGCAATTGTATCATAATGTGTGTGAAATGAGGAGCTCTGATCACTCACCCTCCAGGGCCAGTTTCTACTCCTATGACGGTGAGTCTAGGATTGACTCAGAACTGGGCCATCTAGTGGGAGATATTGTGGATTTGGAGATTACAAAGGAGGTGGTGGTTACAGAGAACAAAGAGGATTTCAATGGCAATGCTAATGCTAGTGGCTCAACACCTGAGAAAGATGTTGTGTCACGTGGCAAGGAACCTTCAAATAAGGATAATAACAGCCAATCTTCTCCAACCACCAGGGTCATTGAAGGATCATCCAAGCCAACACCAAGGAGGAATGAAAAGGGTGTCAGAAAAGCAAATGGTGCTTACCACATCAGGAAGCATAGGAGGAACCTTGGTATGAAGGAGATTGAGGAGCGTATTGCTGCAGGGTTAGACAATCCTGACTTGGGACCATTTTTGCTCAAGCAAACAAGAGACATGATCTCCTCAGGTGAGAATCCACGAAAAGCTCGCGATTTGGCTCTTAGAGCTTTGAAATCATTCGAGATTTGTACAGATGGGAAACCAAGTTTAGATATGGTCATGTGCCTGCATGTCTTGGCAACAATATACTGTAATCTAGGACAGTACGATCAGGCCATTCCAATTCTTGAGCGTTCCATTGATATTCCTGTGTTGGAAGATGGCCAAGATCATGCACTGGCTAAGTTTGCAGGGTGCATGCAATTGGGTGACACGTATGCAATGATGGGTCAGATTGAGAATTCTCTGCTGTTTTACACAGCAGGTCTTGAGATTCAAGGTCAGGTCTTGGGAGAAACAGACCCAAGATTCGGTGAGACGTGCCGGTATGTGGCTGAGGCACATGTTCAGGCACTGCAGTTTGATGATGCTGAGAAGCTGTGTCAAATGGCTCTTGATATTCACAGGGGAAATGGGGCTCCTGCTTCTATTGAGGAAGCAGCAGATAGGAGACTGATGGGGCTTATCTGTGACTCAAAGGGTGATTATGAAGCTGCTCTAGAGCATTATGTTTTGGCAAGCATGGCCATGGCTGCAAATGACCATGAAGCAGATGTGGCTTCAGTGGATTGCAGCATTGGTGATGCCTATTTGGCATTGGCTCGCTATGATGAGGCAGTGTTTTCTTATCAGAAAGCACTCACTGTGTTCAAATCAACCAAAGGAGAGAATCATCCAACAGTTGCTTCAGTCTATGTTAGATTGGCTGATCTTTACAACAAGATAGGGAAGTTCAAGGAGGCTAAGTCTTACTGTGAAAATGCACTCAGAATTTTTGGGAAGATCAAGCCCGGGGTCTCCTCAGAAGAGATTGCTAGTGGTCTGATAGATGTTGCTGCCATCTATCAATCCATGAATGATTTGGAAAAGGGGCTGAAGTTACTCAAAAAGGCCTTGAAGATCTATACCAATGCTCCTGGTCAACAAAGCACAGTTGCAGGAATCGAGGCCCAAATGGGGGTTATGTATTACATGCTGGGGAACTTTTCTGACTCTTACAACATCTTCAAAAGCGCCATTGCCAAATTTCGTGCCACCGGAGAGAAGAAAACTGCTTTGTTTGGGATTGCTTTGAACCAAATGGGACTAGCCTGTGTGCAGTGTTATGCTATAAATGAAGCAGCAGATCTGTTTGAAGAGTCCAGGACTATATTGGAAAAAGAGTATGGTCCATATCATCCAGACACCTTAGGAGTCTGTAGCAATCTAGCAGGAACCTACGATGCTATGGGAAG AGTGGATGATGCCATTGAAATTTTGGAGTATGTTGTCGGCATGAGAGAAGAGAAGCTTGGAACAGCAAACCCTGACGTGGATGATGAGAAACGTAGGTTGGAAGAGTTGTTGAAAGAAGCAGGCAGGGCCAGGAACAGGAGATCAAGAAGATCATTGGAAACCCTTCTTGACAGCAACTCTCAGCTCATGAAAATCAATGGCATCAAGGTCCTATAA
- the LOC106763614 gene encoding 2-methylene-furan-3-one reductase: MASTPSIPSHIKAWAYSEYGNIEDTLKFESNIPIPQIKEDEVLIKVAAAALNPVDYKRAHGYFKNTDSPLPTVPGYDVAGVVVRVGSEVKKFKVGDEVYGDINENPINNPKSIGSLAEYTAVEEKVLAHKPSNLSFVEAAALPLAIITAYQGLERIEFSAGKSILVLGGAGGVGSLVIQLAKHVFGASKVAATASTGKLDLLRNLGADLAIDYTKGQLEELEEKFDVVYDTVGQSEIDRALKAVKENGKVVTVAAHGSPSGIFVIRISDGTVLKKLEPYLESGKVKPILDPKSPFAFSETVEAFAYLKTNRAIGKVVIHPIP; this comes from the exons ATGGCAAGTACTCCTAGCATTCCGTCACACATAAAAGCTTGGGCGTATTCTGAATATGGAAACATAGAAGATACTCTGAAATTTGAATCCAACATACCTATACCACAGATCAAGGAAGACGAGGTGCTCATTAAGGTTGCTGCTGCAGCCCTTAATCCTGTAGATTATAAGAGGGCTCATGGCTATTTCAAGAACACCGATTCTCCCTTGCCG ACTGTTCCTGGGTACGATGTTGCTGGTGTGGTGGTGAGAGTGGGAAGTGAAGTGAAAAAATTCAAGGTTGGGGATGAGGTTTATGGAGACATCAATGAGAATCCTATAAACAATCCAAAAAGTATAGGATCTCTGGCAGAGTATACTGCTGTTGAAGAAAAGGTATTGGCACACAAACCTTCCAATTTGAGCTTTGTAGAAGCTGCAGCTCTTCCTTTAGCCATCATCACAGCTTATCAAGGACTTGAAAGAATTGAGTTTTCTGCTGGCAAATCTATCCTTGTTCTTGGAGGTGCTGGTGGAGTTGGATCCCTTGTTATTCAG CTAGCGAAGCACGTTTTTGGAGCATCAAAGGTTGCAGCCACAGCCAGTACTGGGAAACTGGATTTGTTAAGGAACTTGGGAGCAGACTTAGCCATTGATTATACAAAGGGGCAGCTTGAAGAGCTGGAAGAAAAGTTCGATGTAGTGTACGATACAGTTG GGCAGAGTGAGATTGATAGAGCATTGAAGGCTGttaaagaaaatgggaaagttGTGACAGTAGCAGCACATGGAAGTCCTTCAGGTATCTTTGTAATACGCATTTCAGATGGTACTGTGTTGAAGAAACTAGAACCATACTTAGAAAGTGGGAAGGTGAAGCCGATATTGGATCCTAAGAGTCCCTTTGCATTTTCTGAGACTGTGGAGGCATTTGCATATTTGAAGACTAACAGAGCCATTGGAAAAGTGGTCATACATCCCATCCCTTGA